TTTGGCGAGAGGATGAACTCCGGCGAATGCTCCTCCTGGAATTCATCCACCCTGGCCTCAACCTCATGCACGTCTTCAAAGCGTGCAATGTGATACAGCGCGTCACCTTCATTCACCAGGGGCAGGTTGGTGCGGCCAATGATGATGCCGCCAAAGGGGGTGGTGATCTTTTCTTCCATTTCACCAAACGGGTCGCTGACCACGCCCAACAGGGAGTCCCTTTTCACCCTGCCGCCGAGCGGCACCATGGTCCGCAGGATGCCGCTCTCCGAGGCGCGCACCCAGGAGCTGGAGCGTGCGACCACAGACTCACTGCGGCTTTTCGGCCTGCTGCGCGAGGCCGGCAACATCGCCAGGGCGCGCATCACATTGAGTACCCCCTGCACGCCGGCACGGATCGACACCTCGTCAAACCGCAGCGCCTCGCCCGCCTCGTATAACAGCATGGGGATGCCCTGCTCTGCGGCGGCCTCTCTGAGTGAACCGTCGCGCAGGGTGGAGGAGATAATCACCGGCACCTCGAACGCCCTGGCCAGCATCTCTGTCTCCGCGTCATCCATATTGGCCCGGATCTGCGGCAGATTACTGCGGTGAATCGCCCCCGTGTGGATGTCGATACCGTGCGTGCTCTGCGCCACGATCTCCTGCATGAAGAGGTTGGCCAGTCGCGCCGCCAGCGAGCCCTTTTCCGTACCCGGAAACGAGCGATTCAGGTCGCGCCGGTCCGGTAGATAACGCGAGTGGTTGAGCAGCCCGTGGATGTTCACGATGGGCACCGCAATCAGGGCGCCGCTCATGCGCTTGAGGGTCGGCAGCCGCAACAGGCGACGGATGATTTCCACCCCATTGATCTCGTCACCATGAATGGCCGCGCTGACGAACAGGCGCGGGCCCGGGCGTTTGCCGTGGATCACATGCACCGGCATTGTCATGGGGGTATGGGTGTACAGGCGCCCCACCGGCAGGTCGATCGTGGCCCGGGTACCCGCGGCGACATTGATACCGTTAATACTGAGGGGCCGGGCAGGCATGGGGATTAACCTTTGCCCTTGGTACGCGTTCGATTCGGCTTTGCATTTTTTTCAATAAACTCGACAATCAGGCCCGCGATGTCCTTACCGGTGGCCGCCTCTATGCCCTCCAGCCCCGGCGACGAATTCACCTCCATCACCAACGGGCCACGCTCCGATCGCAGCAGGTCCACACCGGCAACATTGAGCCCCATGATCTTGGCGGCCTTGACCGCCGTGGCGCGCTCGGTCGGCGTAATCTTGATCAGGGAGGCCGTGCCGCCGCGATGCAGGTTGGAGCGGAACTCGCCGGGCAGGGCCTGACGCTTCATCGCGGCGACGACCTTGTCGCCAATCACCAGACAACGGATATCCGCGCCACCCGCCTCTTTGATGTATTCCTGCACCAGGATATTGGCCTTCAGTCCCATAAAGGCCTCGATGACACTTTCTGCCGCCTTTCTCGTCTCTGCCAGCACCACGCCGATCCCCTGGGTGCCTTCCAGCAATTTGATCACCAGCGGTGAGCCGCCGACCATATTGATCAGATCCTTGATGTCGTCGGGATCATGGGCAAATCCGGTGCTGGGCAGACCGATACCTCGACGGGCCAGCAGCTGCAGGGAACGCAGTTTGTCACGCGAACGGGCAATGGCCACCGACTCATTCAGCGGAAAGGCGCCCATCATCTCAAATTGCCTCAGCACGGCGTTGCCGTAAAACGTTACCGAGGCCCCGATGCGCGGAATGACCGCATCAAACGCATTCAGGGTTTTACCCTTGAAATGCACCTCGGGTTTGCTGGGCACGACCTCCATATAGACGCGCAGCACGTCGAGCACGATCGGCTCATGCCCCCTTTGCTCGC
The Gammaproteobacteria bacterium DNA segment above includes these coding regions:
- a CDS encoding succinylglutamate desuccinylase/aspartoacylase family protein; the protein is MPARPLSINGINVAAGTRATIDLPVGRLYTHTPMTMPVHVIHGKRPGPRLFVSAAIHGDEINGVEIIRRLLRLPTLKRMSGALIAVPIVNIHGLLNHSRYLPDRRDLNRSFPGTEKGSLAARLANLFMQEIVAQSTHGIDIHTGAIHRSNLPQIRANMDDAETEMLARAFEVPVIISSTLRDGSLREAAAEQGIPMLLYEAGEALRFDEVSIRAGVQGVLNVMRALAMLPASRSRPKSRSESVVARSSSWVRASESGILRTMVPLGGRVKRDSLLGVVSDPFGEMEEKITTPFGGIIIGRTNLPLVNEGDALYHIARFEDVHEVEARVDEFQEEHSPEFILSPNPESPII
- the rimK gene encoding 30S ribosomal protein S6--L-glutamate ligase, whose amino-acid sequence is MKIAILSRNKKLYSTRRLFEACEQRGHEPIVLDVLRVYMEVVPSKPEVHFKGKTLNAFDAVIPRIGASVTFYGNAVLRQFEMMGAFPLNESVAIARSRDKLRSLQLLARRGIGLPSTGFAHDPDDIKDLINMVGGSPLVIKLLEGTQGIGVVLAETRKAAESVIEAFMGLKANILVQEYIKEAGGADIRCLVIGDKVVAAMKRQALPGEFRSNLHRGGTASLIKITPTERATAVKAAKIMGLNVAGVDLLRSERGPLVMEVNSSPGLEGIEAATGKDIAGLIVEFIEKNAKPNRTRTKGKG